The following coding sequences lie in one Seriola aureovittata isolate HTS-2021-v1 ecotype China chromosome 5, ASM2101889v1, whole genome shotgun sequence genomic window:
- the LOC130170213 gene encoding gelsolin-like, whose amino-acid sequence MVFHPEFEHAGQKAGLQVWRVENMELVPVPDSLYGGFYSGDAYLVLHSTETRRGSLQYDLHYWQGTECSQDESGAAAIFAVQMDEFLQGGPVQYREVQGHESSTFTGYFKTGLKYMKGGVASGFNHVVTNDVDVQRLLQVKGRHVVRATEVPVTWESFNQGDSFILDLGEEIIQWSGSHSNHFEKLKATMVSKGIRDDERCGRAKLLICDEGAEPDRMLEVLGEKPELPEAHSDDTRMDASNRKQAQLYKVSNTDGDIEVTMVAEHNPFSQDALQPSECFILDNGANGHIFVWKGKDSNAEERHAVLKTSEQFIHKMNYPAHTQVQVLPEHGETPLFKQYFKDWTDPDDTVGMGKAYVSNQIAKIKKVPFDVSKLHQSDAMAAQHGMVDRGDGEKQVWRVEGSEKVLVDLSVFGQFYGGDSYIILYQYHHGDRDGHIVYMWQGAESSQDEVGASAILAVQMDDELGGGAVQVRVVQGKEPAHLMSLFGGQPMVVYKGGTSREGGQSEAANTRLFQVRANPARDTRAVEVDPSSSSLNSSDVFLLVSSSGSWTWRGRRSSSAEVQGAEHLAGILQVTPAPLEEGEEEDAFWDALGGQEDYCRLPRMENEMEAHPPRLFACSNKTGNFLMEEVPGELTQDDLAPDDVMILDTWDQVFVWIGNKAHEQEKTEAAVSAVQYIESDPSSRDPRTPTVMVKQGFEPPTFTGWFLGWNHEYWKVDPLERLMENM is encoded by the exons ATGGTGTTCCACCCAGAGTTTGAACATGCAGGTCAGAAGGCGGGGCTTCAGGTGTGGCGGGTGGAGAACATGGAGCTGGTTCCTGTACCTGACAGTCTGTACGGAGGGTTCTACAGCGGAGATGCTTACCTGGTTCTCCACAGCACCGAGACCCGCAGAGGATCCCTGCAGTATGACCTGCACTACTGGCAAG GTACAGAATGTTCTCAGGATGAGAGCGGAGCAGCGGCCATCTTTGCAGTTCAGATGGACGAGTTCCTGCAGGGGGGGCCAGTCCAGTACCGTGAAGTCCAGGGCCATGAGTCCAGTACCTTCACCGGATACTTCAAAACAGGGCTCAAGTACATG AAAGGGGGTGTGGCCTCAGGGTTCAATCATGTGGTGACCAATGACGTGGATGTTcagaggctgctgcaggtcaaaggtcgacACGTCGTCAGGGCAACAGAGGTTCCTGTCACGTGGGAGAGTTTCAACCAGGGCGACAGTTTCATCCTGGACCTGGGagag GAAATCATCCAGTGGTCTGGTTCCCATAGTAACCACTTTGAGAAGCTGAAGGCCACCATG GTGTCTAAGGGTATCCGTGACGATGAGCGGTGTGGGCGGGCCAAGCTGCTGATCTGTGATGAAGGGGCGGAGCCAGACAGGATGCTGGAG GTCCTCGGGGAGAAGCCGGAGCTTCCTGAAGCTCACAGTGACGACACCAGGATGGATGCCTCCAACAGGAAGCAGGCTCAGCTCTACAAG gtgtcGAATACAGATGGGGACATAGAAGTTACCATGGTAGCAGAGCACAACCCCTTTTCCCAGGATGCTTTGCAGCCCAGCGAGTGTTTCATCCTCGACAACGGAGCCAACGGACACATCTTCGTCTGGAAAG gtaagGATTCGAACGCTGAGGAGCGCCATGCTGTTCTGAAAACTTCAGAGCAGTTCATCCACAAGATGAACtacccagcacacacacag GTCCAGGTCCTTCCTGAACACGGGGAGACTCCTCTCTTCAAACAATACTTTAAGGACTGGACGGATCCTGACGACACCGTTGGCATGGGAAAGGCCTATGTGTCCAATCAGATAGCAAAGATCAAGAAG GTGCCGTTTGACGTGTCGAAGCTCCACCAATCAGACGCCATGGCAGCGCAGCACGGTATGGTGGacagaggagacggagagaagcAG gTGTGGCGTGTTGAGGGGTCAGAGAAAGTTCTGGTGGACCTGTCAGTCTTTGGTCAGTTCTATGGAGGAGACAGTTACATCATACTGTACCAGTATCACCATGGAGACAGAGACGGACACATTGTCTACATGTG GCAGGGGGCGGAGTCTAGCCAGGATGAGGTTGGAGCGTCGGCCATCTTGGCTGTCCAGATGGATGATGAGCTGGGAGGCGGTGCTGTTCAG GTGCGAGTGGTTCAGGGAAAAGAGCCCGCCCACCTCATGAGCCTGTTCGGGGGCCAGCCAATGGTGGTGTACAAAGGTGGGACTTCCAGAGAAGGTGGCCAATCAGAGGCGGCAAATACACGCTTGTTCCAGGTTCGAGCGAATCCAGCGAGAGACACCAGAGCtgtggag GTGGATCCGTCCTCCTCCAGTCTGAACTCCAGTGACGTGTTCCTGCTGGTGTCCTCCTCTGGATCGTGGACCTGGAGAGGCCGCAGGAGCAGCTCCGCGGAGGTCCAGGGAGCTGAACACCTGGCCGGGATCCTGCAGGTGACACCTGCTCCActtgaggagggggaggaggaag atgCATTTTGGGATGCGTTGGGAGGGCAGGAAGACTACTGTCGCTTGCCCCGGATGGAGAATGAGATGGAGGCTCATCCTCCTCGTCTGTTCGCCTGCTCCAACAAGACTGGCAACTTCCTG atGGAGGAGGTTCCAGGTGAGCTGACGCAGGATGACCTTgctcctgatgatgtcatgatcttGGATACCTGGGACCAG gtgtttgtttgGATCGGAAACAAGGCTCATGAGCAGGAGAAGACGGAGGCGGCGGTGTCAG CTGTCCAGTACATAGAGAGCGACCCGTCCTCCAGAGACCCTCGCACCCCCACAGTGATGGTGAAGCAGGGGTTCGAACCGCCGACCTTTACCGGCTGGTTCCTGGGCTGGAACCACGAGTATTGGAAAGTCGACCCGCTGGAGCGCCTCATGGAGAacatgtga
- the dab2ipa gene encoding disabled homolog 2-interacting protein isoform X2: MEDLVKHLSRCQHLGWMNVIELKSASIHWLSCGRKAEPDIWSKMFCILSDSQLLMLDNLEIHPLLLAERAETCTVWLLRYTLHVTSAPPCSTPKDVLEKGVRRQSMPSRSAMDTPTARVTGFLSRRLKQSLRRTRSQTKLCRQSSVRSDALSPTDTRCVMRRLRCGSQESLLSAGCVSSLELRMDQSVIIKPVHSSLLGQDYCFEVTTTTGTKCFSCRSAAERDKWMENLRRAVHPNKDNSRRLENVLTVWVIEAKDLPAKKRYFCELCLDDSLYARTSCKLKTDNIFWGERFDFSSLPSISAVTLHLYKDTDRKRKKDKSSYVGLVNIPVAMVTSRQLVEKWYSVSTPSTSRGKSSVPTVRIKARYQSIVILPMEQYKEFAEYISSNYLLLCNTLEATISLRAKEELAAALVHILHSTGKAKDFLTDLMMSEVDRCRDNDQLIFRENTLATKSIEEYLKLIGQKYLQDALGEFIKALYESDENCEVDPSRCSTSDLAEHQANLRMCCELAFCKILDSYRVFPRELKEVFASWRQECGNRGRPDISERLISASLFLRFLCPAVMSPSLFDLMQEYPDERTARTLTLIAKVIQNLANFSKFGTKEEYMLFMNDFVERQWSSMQRFLQEISNPDGLNHTAGFDGYIDLGRELSSLHTLLTELDQSSLLKLGPLPRILREVSAALANPGGVATPGGMSVSTPEPQRVVSPPPLSPPPLSPPLSPPLATCNPSIGLQGSVGLDGGLVDFTRLPSPTPENKDLFFVTKGSSLQPASGLQGSPAPSSSYSEPNENEAGFEITNGGRREGPELTSENRSLSLVDLQDCSPSDGLDDSQWQRRTGLLPLSFQNPVYHMTTTSPRQPQQQTDTTPSDGSVGSQGNADDRIAMATKPAFLTQMSVGLGGGERTSAMSSSSSGEEYSRRALSLTETLTGSSVPSRQTSSGPQRRIDQPPPPNSAPPGPPRGRTPPSMLGGGSSGGTAYPPRPASGSMMSSSPDWPSSGQSRLRQTSSSSKGDSPEKQRPAAKAPSPCALDRTAAWLLNMNSASSYGETEDDRHDDPLIEKYQQEIALLQEKLRVSSLRQEECEARLMVQDQQNQRMLQEYQARLEDTESRLRRLQDDKDLQMNSIISRLMAVEEELKKDHSDMQAVVDSKQKIIEAQEKRIASLDAANTRLMAALTQLKERYAVTSQRNGLSPSNTSSLQITENGEFRNSGNC, encoded by the exons ATGGAGGACCTGGTGAAACACCTGTCCAGGTGTCAACACCTGGGATGGATGAATGTAATTG agttGAAGAGCGCCTCCATCCATTGGCTGTCGTGTGGTCGGAAGGCGGAGCCTGACATCTGGAGTAAAATGTTCTGCATCCTGTCAGATTCACAGTTACTGATGCTTGATAACCTGgag attcatcctcttcttctggCAGAGAGGGCGGAGACTTGTACTGTCTGGTTGCTAAGATACACTCTCCATGTGACCTCAGCACCTCCTTGCTCCACCCCCAAAG ATGTTCTGGAGAAGGGGGTGCGCCGACAGAGCATGCCAAGTCGCTCTGCCATGGACACGCCCACTGCCAGAGTGacg GGTTTTCTCTCTCGGAGGTTGAAGCAGTCTCTGCGTCGAACTCGATCTCAAACCAAACTGTGTCGGCAGAGCAGCGTGAGGAGCGACGCCCTCAGTCCTACTGACACCAG gtgtgTGATGCGGCGGCTGCGTTGTGGTAGCCAGGAGTCGTTGCTAAGCGCCGGCTGTGTGtcatctctggagctcaggATGGACCAGTCAGTGATCATCAAACCAGTTCACTCCTCCCTGCTGGGACAGGACTACTGCTTCGAg GTAACCACCACGACAGGCACCAAGTGTTTTTCGTGTCGCTcggcagcagagagagataaatGGATGGAGAACCTCCGACGAGCAGTTCACCccaacaaagacaacagcagGCGGCTGGAGAATGTCCTGACAGTGTGGGTCATCGAGGCCAAAGACCTGCCCGCCAAGAAGAG GTACTTCTGCGAGCTGTGTCTGGACGACAGTCTTTACGCTCGGACGTCTTGTAAACTGAAGACTGACAACATATTCTGGGGGGAACGTTTCGACTTCAGCAGTCTGCCCTCCATCAGTGCTGTCACCCTCCACCtctacaaagacacagacaggaagaggaagaaggacaAGAGCAGCTATGTCGGGTTGGTCAACATCCCTGTTGCTATGGTGACCAGTAGACAGCTGGTGGAGAAGTGGTACTCAGTGAGCACGCCGAGTACAAGTCGGG GGAAGTCGTCTGTGCCGACTGTGCGGATCAAGGCTCGGTACCAGAGCATCGTCATCCTGCCCATGGAGCAGTACAAAGAGTTTGCCGAGTACATCAGCTCCAACTACCTGCTGCTCTGCAACACGCTGGAGGCCACCATCAGCCTGAGAGCCAAGGAGGAGCTGGCTGCTGCGCTGGTCCACATCCTGCACAGCACAGGGAAGGCAAAG GACTTCCTGACAGACCTGATGATGTCTGAGGTGGATCGTTGCCGTGACAACGACCAGCTGATCTTCAGAGAGAATACGTTGGCTACAAAAAGCATTGAGGAATACCTGAAGCTGATTGGACAGAAGTATCTGCAGGATGccctcg GTGAGTTCATTAAAGCTCTGTACGAGTCTGATGAGAACTGTGAGGTCGACCCTTCTCGCTGTTCGACCTCTGACCTTGCGGAGCATCAGGCCAACCTGAGGATGTGCTGTGAACTCGCCTTCTGCAAGATCCTTGACTCGTACAg GGTCTTCCCCCGAGAGCTGAAGGAGGTGTTCGCATCATGGCGACAGGAGTGCGGTAACCGAGGACGACCAGACATCAGCGAGCGTCTCATCAGCGCCTCGTTGTTCCTGCGCTTCCTGTgtccagctgtgatgtcaccGTCGCTGTTCGACCTGATGCAGGAATATCCTGACGAGCGCACAGCAAGGACATTAACCCTTATCGCCAAAGTCATCCAGAACCTCGCCAACTTCAGCAA GTTCGGCACTAAAGAGGAGTACATGCTGTTCATGAACGACTTCGTGGAGCGGCAGTGGAGCAGCATGCAGCGGTTCCTGCAGGAGATCTCCAACCCGGACGGATTGAACCACACCGCCGGCTTTGACGGATACATCGACCTGGGCAGAGAGCTGTCCAGTCTGCACACCCTGCTGACCGAGCTCGACCAG TCGTCTCTGTTGAAGCTAGGTCCTCTTCCTCGGATCCTCAGAGAAGTGTCTGCAGCTTTGGCTAACCCCGGGGGTGTGGCTACTCCTGGGGGCATGTCTGTTTCCACTCCAGAGCCTCAGCGAGTGGTGTCTCCGCCCCCActttcccctccccctctgtctccccccctctccccccccctgGCCACCTGTAATCCCTCCATTGGCCTGCAGGGCAGCGTTGGACTGGACGGAGG tttggTGGACTTCACCAGACTTCCGTCTCCGACTCCAGAAAACAAAGACTTGTTTTTTGTCACCAAAGGATCCAGCCTGCAGCCTGCAtcag GCCTGCAGGGCTCTCCAGCTCCGAGCTCTTCCTACTCAGAGCCAAATGAGAACGAGGCAGGATTTGAAATTACCAATGggggcaggagggaggggcCAGAGTTGACCAGTGAGAACCGCAGTCTGTCTCTGGTCGATCTGCAGGACTGCTCCCCTAGCGACGGCCTCGACGACAGCCAATGGCAGCGCAGAACGgggctcctccccctctccttccaGAACCCGGTGTATCACATGACCACCACGTCTCCTCGGcaaccacagcagcagacagacaccaCGCCCTCAGACGGCTCAGTGGGGTCGCAGGGAAACGCAGATGACAggattgccatggcaaccaaacCGGCGTTTCTTACCCAGATGTCTGTGGGGctgggaggaggggagaggacgTCGGCCATgtcaagcagcagcagtggagaagAATACTCGAGACGagctctgtctctgactgagACTCTGACAG GTAGCTCCGTCCCCTCTCGTCAGACCTCCTCAGGTCCTCAGAGACGCATTGATCAGCCCCCTCCCCCCAACTCTGCTCCCCCGGGACCTCCTCGAGGCCGGACGCCTCCCAGCATGCTtggcggcggcagcagcgggGGCACGGCCTACCCTCCCCGCCCTGCCTCTGGCAGCATGATGTCATCAAGCCCCGATTGGCCGAGCAGTGGTCAGTCGCGGCTCAGACAGACGTCATCGTCATCTAAAGGAGACAGCCCCGAGAAACAACGGCCTGCTGCTAAG gctCCCTCTCCTTGTGCATTGGATCGTACTGCAGCCTGGCTGCTCAACATGAACTCCGCCTCCTCCTATGGTGAGACGGAGGACGATCGCCATGACGACCCCCTCATCGAGAAG taccAGCAGGAGATTGCGttgctgcaggagaagctgcgAGTGTCGTCTCTGCGTCAGGAGGAGTGTGAAGCTCGTCTGATGGTTCAGGATCAACAAAACCAACGAATGCTGCAGGAGTACCAG GCTCGGCTGgaggacacagagagcagaCTGAGGAGACTGCAGGATGACAAAGACCTGCAGATGAACAGCATCATCAGCAG GTTGAtggcggtggaggaggagctgaagaaggaTCACTCTGACATGCAGGCTGTGGTCGATTCCAAACAAAAGATCATAGAGGCACAG gagAAGAGGATAGCGAGTCTCGATGCAGCGAACACTCGCCTGATGGCGGCTCTGACACAACTGAAGGAGAGGtatgctgtgacatcacagaggaacGGCCTGTCTCCTAGCAACACATCGTCTCTGCAGATCACAGAGAACGGAGAGTTCCGCAACTCTGGCAACTGCTAG
- the dab2ipa gene encoding disabled homolog 2-interacting protein isoform X1 has product MRRLRCGSQESLLSAGCVSSLELRMDQSVIIKPVHSSLLGQDYCFEVTTTTGTKCFSCRSAAERDKWMENLRRAVHPNKDNSRRLENVLTVWVIEAKDLPAKKRYFCELCLDDSLYARTSCKLKTDNIFWGERFDFSSLPSISAVTLHLYKDTDRKRKKDKSSYVGLVNIPVAMVTSRQLVEKWYSVSTPSTSRGKSSVPTVRIKARYQSIVILPMEQYKEFAEYISSNYLLLCNTLEATISLRAKEELAAALVHILHSTGKAKDFLTDLMMSEVDRCRDNDQLIFRENTLATKSIEEYLKLIGQKYLQDALGEFIKALYESDENCEVDPSRCSTSDLAEHQANLRMCCELAFCKILDSYRVFPRELKEVFASWRQECGNRGRPDISERLISASLFLRFLCPAVMSPSLFDLMQEYPDERTARTLTLIAKVIQNLANFSKFGTKEEYMLFMNDFVERQWSSMQRFLQEISNPDGLNHTAGFDGYIDLGRELSSLHTLLTELDQSSLLKLGPLPRILREVSAALANPGGVATPGGMSVSTPEPQRVVSPPPLSPPPLSPPLSPPLATCNPSIGLQGSVGLDGGLVDFTRLPSPTPENKDLFFVTKGSSLQPASGLQGSPAPSSSYSEPNENEAGFEITNGGRREGPELTSENRSLSLVDLQDCSPSDGLDDSQWQRRTGLLPLSFQNPVYHMTTTSPRQPQQQTDTTPSDGSVGSQGNADDRIAMATKPAFLTQMSVGLGGGERTSAMSSSSSGEEYSRRALSLTETLTGSSVPSRQTSSGPQRRIDQPPPPNSAPPGPPRGRTPPSMLGGGSSGGTAYPPRPASGSMMSSSPDWPSSGQSRLRQTSSSSKGDSPEKQRPAAKAPSPCALDRTAAWLLNMNSASSYGETEDDRHDDPLIEKYQQEIALLQEKLRVSSLRQEECEARLMVQDQQNQRMLQEYQARLEDTESRLRRLQDDKDLQMNSIISRLMAVEEELKKDHSDMQAVVDSKQKIIEAQEKRIASLDAANTRLMAALTQLKERYAVTSQRNGLSPSNTSSLQITENGEFRNSGNC; this is encoded by the exons ATGCGGCGGCTGCGTTGTGGTAGCCAGGAGTCGTTGCTAAGCGCCGGCTGTGTGtcatctctggagctcaggATGGACCAGTCAGTGATCATCAAACCAGTTCACTCCTCCCTGCTGGGACAGGACTACTGCTTCGAg GTAACCACCACGACAGGCACCAAGTGTTTTTCGTGTCGCTcggcagcagagagagataaatGGATGGAGAACCTCCGACGAGCAGTTCACCccaacaaagacaacagcagGCGGCTGGAGAATGTCCTGACAGTGTGGGTCATCGAGGCCAAAGACCTGCCCGCCAAGAAGAG GTACTTCTGCGAGCTGTGTCTGGACGACAGTCTTTACGCTCGGACGTCTTGTAAACTGAAGACTGACAACATATTCTGGGGGGAACGTTTCGACTTCAGCAGTCTGCCCTCCATCAGTGCTGTCACCCTCCACCtctacaaagacacagacaggaagaggaagaaggacaAGAGCAGCTATGTCGGGTTGGTCAACATCCCTGTTGCTATGGTGACCAGTAGACAGCTGGTGGAGAAGTGGTACTCAGTGAGCACGCCGAGTACAAGTCGGG GGAAGTCGTCTGTGCCGACTGTGCGGATCAAGGCTCGGTACCAGAGCATCGTCATCCTGCCCATGGAGCAGTACAAAGAGTTTGCCGAGTACATCAGCTCCAACTACCTGCTGCTCTGCAACACGCTGGAGGCCACCATCAGCCTGAGAGCCAAGGAGGAGCTGGCTGCTGCGCTGGTCCACATCCTGCACAGCACAGGGAAGGCAAAG GACTTCCTGACAGACCTGATGATGTCTGAGGTGGATCGTTGCCGTGACAACGACCAGCTGATCTTCAGAGAGAATACGTTGGCTACAAAAAGCATTGAGGAATACCTGAAGCTGATTGGACAGAAGTATCTGCAGGATGccctcg GTGAGTTCATTAAAGCTCTGTACGAGTCTGATGAGAACTGTGAGGTCGACCCTTCTCGCTGTTCGACCTCTGACCTTGCGGAGCATCAGGCCAACCTGAGGATGTGCTGTGAACTCGCCTTCTGCAAGATCCTTGACTCGTACAg GGTCTTCCCCCGAGAGCTGAAGGAGGTGTTCGCATCATGGCGACAGGAGTGCGGTAACCGAGGACGACCAGACATCAGCGAGCGTCTCATCAGCGCCTCGTTGTTCCTGCGCTTCCTGTgtccagctgtgatgtcaccGTCGCTGTTCGACCTGATGCAGGAATATCCTGACGAGCGCACAGCAAGGACATTAACCCTTATCGCCAAAGTCATCCAGAACCTCGCCAACTTCAGCAA GTTCGGCACTAAAGAGGAGTACATGCTGTTCATGAACGACTTCGTGGAGCGGCAGTGGAGCAGCATGCAGCGGTTCCTGCAGGAGATCTCCAACCCGGACGGATTGAACCACACCGCCGGCTTTGACGGATACATCGACCTGGGCAGAGAGCTGTCCAGTCTGCACACCCTGCTGACCGAGCTCGACCAG TCGTCTCTGTTGAAGCTAGGTCCTCTTCCTCGGATCCTCAGAGAAGTGTCTGCAGCTTTGGCTAACCCCGGGGGTGTGGCTACTCCTGGGGGCATGTCTGTTTCCACTCCAGAGCCTCAGCGAGTGGTGTCTCCGCCCCCActttcccctccccctctgtctccccccctctccccccccctgGCCACCTGTAATCCCTCCATTGGCCTGCAGGGCAGCGTTGGACTGGACGGAGG tttggTGGACTTCACCAGACTTCCGTCTCCGACTCCAGAAAACAAAGACTTGTTTTTTGTCACCAAAGGATCCAGCCTGCAGCCTGCAtcag GCCTGCAGGGCTCTCCAGCTCCGAGCTCTTCCTACTCAGAGCCAAATGAGAACGAGGCAGGATTTGAAATTACCAATGggggcaggagggaggggcCAGAGTTGACCAGTGAGAACCGCAGTCTGTCTCTGGTCGATCTGCAGGACTGCTCCCCTAGCGACGGCCTCGACGACAGCCAATGGCAGCGCAGAACGgggctcctccccctctccttccaGAACCCGGTGTATCACATGACCACCACGTCTCCTCGGcaaccacagcagcagacagacaccaCGCCCTCAGACGGCTCAGTGGGGTCGCAGGGAAACGCAGATGACAggattgccatggcaaccaaacCGGCGTTTCTTACCCAGATGTCTGTGGGGctgggaggaggggagaggacgTCGGCCATgtcaagcagcagcagtggagaagAATACTCGAGACGagctctgtctctgactgagACTCTGACAG GTAGCTCCGTCCCCTCTCGTCAGACCTCCTCAGGTCCTCAGAGACGCATTGATCAGCCCCCTCCCCCCAACTCTGCTCCCCCGGGACCTCCTCGAGGCCGGACGCCTCCCAGCATGCTtggcggcggcagcagcgggGGCACGGCCTACCCTCCCCGCCCTGCCTCTGGCAGCATGATGTCATCAAGCCCCGATTGGCCGAGCAGTGGTCAGTCGCGGCTCAGACAGACGTCATCGTCATCTAAAGGAGACAGCCCCGAGAAACAACGGCCTGCTGCTAAG gctCCCTCTCCTTGTGCATTGGATCGTACTGCAGCCTGGCTGCTCAACATGAACTCCGCCTCCTCCTATGGTGAGACGGAGGACGATCGCCATGACGACCCCCTCATCGAGAAG taccAGCAGGAGATTGCGttgctgcaggagaagctgcgAGTGTCGTCTCTGCGTCAGGAGGAGTGTGAAGCTCGTCTGATGGTTCAGGATCAACAAAACCAACGAATGCTGCAGGAGTACCAG GCTCGGCTGgaggacacagagagcagaCTGAGGAGACTGCAGGATGACAAAGACCTGCAGATGAACAGCATCATCAGCAG GTTGAtggcggtggaggaggagctgaagaaggaTCACTCTGACATGCAGGCTGTGGTCGATTCCAAACAAAAGATCATAGAGGCACAG gagAAGAGGATAGCGAGTCTCGATGCAGCGAACACTCGCCTGATGGCGGCTCTGACACAACTGAAGGAGAGGtatgctgtgacatcacagaggaacGGCCTGTCTCCTAGCAACACATCGTCTCTGCAGATCACAGAGAACGGAGAGTTCCGCAACTCTGGCAACTGCTAG